The following proteins are co-located in the Wenzhouxiangella marina genome:
- a CDS encoding threonine ammonia-lyase, producing MTSSQLTPADIVEAARRLGDRVRRTPIMSDPEIDDLLGASVFFKCEQLQLTGSFKLRGASHAVGLLPEDCPGVATHSSGNHGAALARAASERGFEAHVVMPENAVRFKVDAVRRNGGQVHFCAPNQAAREAGLAAWVERGFEAVPPYDDDRIIAGQGSCALEMLEQVDGLDTLLAPVGGGGLLAGTALAAATREKGIEVIGAEPEGADDTARSLALGRRVTNHQPETIADGLRALIGERNLGIIAERVTEVITVPETTIVDAMALIAERLKQVIEPSGAVSVAAMLKDPERWRGRRIGVILSGGNLDAERLVEAWRR from the coding sequence ATGACATCAAGCCAGCTCACACCCGCCGATATTGTCGAAGCCGCTCGGCGGCTCGGAGATCGAGTTCGCAGGACACCGATCATGAGCGACCCCGAGATCGATGATCTGCTGGGGGCGTCGGTGTTTTTCAAGTGCGAGCAGCTCCAGCTCACGGGCTCCTTCAAACTTCGTGGCGCCAGCCATGCCGTCGGCCTGCTCCCCGAGGACTGCCCCGGAGTCGCCACGCATTCCTCCGGCAACCACGGGGCCGCACTGGCTCGGGCCGCATCCGAACGCGGATTCGAAGCGCATGTCGTGATGCCGGAAAATGCCGTTCGCTTCAAGGTCGATGCCGTTCGCAGGAACGGTGGCCAGGTCCACTTCTGCGCGCCCAATCAGGCGGCTCGTGAAGCCGGTCTCGCGGCATGGGTCGAACGAGGCTTCGAAGCTGTGCCGCCCTACGACGACGATCGCATCATCGCCGGCCAGGGCAGCTGCGCGCTGGAGATGCTCGAGCAGGTCGATGGCCTCGATACGCTCCTGGCACCGGTCGGGGGTGGCGGCCTGCTGGCCGGCACCGCGCTGGCGGCGGCCACCCGCGAAAAAGGCATCGAGGTCATCGGCGCCGAGCCCGAAGGTGCTGACGATACGGCTCGCTCCCTGGCCCTGGGCCGGCGGGTCACGAACCACCAGCCCGAGACCATTGCCGACGGGCTGCGCGCGCTCATCGGCGAGCGCAATCTCGGCATCATCGCCGAGCGTGTGACCGAGGTCATCACGGTTCCCGAGACCACGATCGTCGATGCCATGGCGCTGATCGCCGAACGGCTCAAGCAGGTCATCGAACCCTCGGGAGCGGTGTCCGTCGCCGCAATGTTGAAAGACCCGGAGCGCTGGCGGGGACGTCGGATCGGCGTGATCCTGTCCGGCGGCAACCTGGATGCCGAACGACTGGTGGAGGCCTGGCGCAGATGA
- a CDS encoding SixA phosphatase family protein, whose product MRLWILRHARAEDHSPTGRDQDRALSARGQLACRHLNRWLRETDLELPARVRVSPSRRTRQTAELALADLPVGRLIDESLWLAPCSDLLDQIRTARPDGELWLIGHNPGLEELIARLGAELPVPGLKPGTLVVLDLPEKGPASILQIVPPSESV is encoded by the coding sequence ATGAGGCTCTGGATCCTGCGTCACGCCCGCGCCGAGGACCACAGCCCGACGGGTCGAGACCAGGACCGAGCGCTGAGCGCGCGCGGCCAGCTCGCCTGTCGGCATCTCAATCGCTGGCTCCGCGAGACCGACCTGGAGCTTCCGGCCCGGGTCCGCGTTTCACCATCCCGACGCACGCGTCAGACCGCCGAGCTGGCCCTGGCCGATCTGCCCGTCGGCCGTCTGATCGACGAAAGCCTCTGGCTGGCGCCCTGCTCGGACCTGCTGGACCAGATTCGAACGGCCCGCCCCGATGGCGAGCTGTGGCTGATCGGCCACAATCCCGGCCTGGAGGAACTGATCGCGAGGCTGGGTGCCGAGCTGCCCGTTCCGGGCCTCAAGCCCGGGACTCTGGTCGTCCTGGATCTGCCGGAAAAAGGTCCGGCCAGCATCCTTCAGATCGTGCCACCCAGCGAATCGGTGTAG
- a CDS encoding GAF domain-containing protein: MSVSYEDLLSQARGLLSAQAHRVANAANLSALIYHGLDRVNWAGFYFLEGDELIVGPFQGQPACVRIPMGKGVCGTAAATLATQRVADVHAFEGHIACDAASRSEIVVPLLVDGQLIGVLDIDSPVPDRFSEADQAGIEALAKAYTDSLGGTI, translated from the coding sequence ATGTCGGTTTCTTACGAGGACTTGCTCAGCCAGGCTCGAGGCCTGTTGTCGGCCCAGGCGCATCGCGTTGCCAATGCGGCCAATCTGAGTGCGCTGATCTATCACGGCCTGGATCGGGTGAATTGGGCCGGCTTCTACTTCCTGGAAGGCGATGAGCTGATCGTGGGGCCTTTTCAGGGTCAGCCGGCCTGCGTGCGGATTCCCATGGGCAAGGGCGTCTGCGGGACGGCGGCGGCAACGCTCGCGACCCAACGGGTTGCCGACGTGCACGCCTTCGAAGGGCATATCGCCTGCGATGCCGCATCCCGCTCGGAGATCGTGGTGCCTCTGCTGGTCGACGGCCAGTTGATCGGCGTGTTGGATATCGACAGCCCCGTCCCGGATCGATTCAGCGAGGCCGATCAGGCCGGTATCGAAGCCCTGGCGAAGGCCTACACCGATTCGCTGGGTGGCACGATCTGA
- a CDS encoding DUF938 domain-containing protein, whose product MSLPFSEACERNKQPILEALDRLLPTGARVLEVGAGTGQHAVHFTRQRQDLRWLSTDLPERLAGLAARFEAEAGSREIGLRALDVASDDWPEGPFDAVFTANTLHIMAWPLTERLLSRVPQLLIPQGLLILYGPFQDRGVHSAESNRQFDRHLRARDPAMGVRDAAEIAALAEARGLRAVADLALPANNRLLVFRKSELAD is encoded by the coding sequence ATGAGCCTGCCGTTCAGCGAAGCCTGCGAACGCAACAAGCAGCCGATCCTGGAGGCGCTCGATCGTCTGCTGCCGACGGGCGCCAGGGTGCTGGAAGTCGGCGCCGGGACGGGGCAGCACGCGGTGCATTTCACTCGTCAAAGGCAGGATCTTCGCTGGCTGTCGACGGATCTTCCCGAGCGTCTGGCGGGTCTGGCCGCACGTTTCGAGGCCGAGGCCGGCTCGCGGGAGATCGGCCTCCGGGCCCTGGATGTGGCGTCCGACGACTGGCCCGAGGGCCCCTTCGATGCCGTATTCACGGCCAACACACTGCATATCATGGCCTGGCCGCTGACCGAGCGCTTGCTGAGCCGCGTGCCGCAGCTACTGATTCCACAGGGCCTGTTGATCCTCTATGGCCCTTTCCAGGATCGCGGAGTCCATTCGGCCGAAAGCAACCGGCAATTCGATCGCCACCTGCGGGCGCGTGACCCGGCCATGGGGGTGCGGGATGCCGCCGAGATTGCCGCCTTGGCCGAGGCACGGGGGCTGCGGGCCGTGGCCGATCTGGCGCTGCCGGCCAACAATCGCCTATTGGTCTTCAGGAAGTCCGAATTGGCTGACTAG
- the hutF gene encoding formimidoylglutamate deiminase, translating into MRAFDCPWLLTPEGWRAAQRIRVDTDDRIESIEAIPESPGAGREAEVLSGPVIPGMCNVHSHAHQRLIAGLTGWREQDRSSFWSWRERMYRALSSLNPDQLETVACWLYMELLEGGYTCTGEFHYAHRLAGQAPLASSEALLSAASRAGCGLTLLPVWYRYGGFGKRPLDARQQAFGMSQAEFLDLLHALQARLQDGSQHRLGMAPHSLRAVDVDELAELVRAWSVGPVHLHIAEQPDEVRACLEHAGARPVELLFDRLEPDARWCLIHATHVEDFELEAMRRAGVTAGICPTTEADLGDGIFPALRWRQLGGRLAIGSDSNLVTSAAAELRQLDWSQRLVHHQRNVLLDEGQTHLGTSLWARTARDGAHALDQNGGALEVGRLANFVVLDSGHPLLAGLDPASALDTFIMAEQPGMIESVWVAAERRVHHGIHVGRNELAEEISALRRRLVNEIRQ; encoded by the coding sequence ATGAGGGCTTTCGACTGTCCATGGCTGTTGACCCCCGAGGGTTGGCGCGCAGCGCAGCGCATTCGGGTGGACACGGATGACCGCATCGAATCGATCGAGGCGATCCCGGAGTCCCCGGGTGCGGGCAGGGAAGCCGAGGTCCTGTCCGGGCCGGTGATCCCGGGCATGTGCAATGTGCATTCCCATGCGCACCAGCGCCTGATCGCCGGTCTCACGGGCTGGCGCGAGCAGGACCGGAGCAGCTTCTGGTCCTGGCGGGAGCGGATGTATCGGGCGCTCTCCTCCCTGAACCCGGATCAGCTCGAGACGGTGGCCTGCTGGCTGTACATGGAGCTTCTCGAAGGTGGGTATACCTGCACCGGGGAATTCCACTATGCCCATCGCCTGGCCGGTCAAGCGCCTCTGGCGTCTTCAGAGGCCCTGTTGTCTGCGGCTAGCCGAGCGGGCTGCGGACTGACCCTGCTGCCGGTCTGGTACCGATATGGCGGTTTCGGCAAGCGGCCGCTCGATGCCCGCCAGCAGGCCTTCGGAATGAGCCAGGCCGAGTTTCTGGATCTTCTTCATGCCCTGCAGGCCCGCCTGCAGGACGGGTCGCAGCATCGTCTCGGCATGGCGCCCCATTCCCTGCGTGCAGTGGATGTGGACGAACTGGCGGAACTGGTCCGGGCGTGGTCGGTCGGGCCGGTCCATCTGCACATCGCCGAACAGCCGGACGAGGTCAGGGCTTGCCTGGAACATGCGGGCGCACGCCCCGTCGAGCTGCTGTTCGATCGCCTCGAACCCGATGCGCGCTGGTGCCTGATCCATGCGACCCATGTCGAGGACTTCGAACTGGAGGCCATGCGAAGGGCCGGTGTCACGGCGGGCATCTGCCCGACCACCGAGGCCGATCTGGGCGATGGCATCTTCCCGGCGCTTCGCTGGCGCCAGCTCGGGGGGCGGCTGGCGATCGGTTCGGACAGCAATCTGGTGACCTCGGCGGCCGCCGAGCTTCGCCAGCTGGACTGGAGCCAGCGCCTCGTTCACCATCAGCGCAATGTCCTGCTCGATGAGGGCCAGACCCATCTTGGCACCAGCCTCTGGGCCCGGACGGCCCGCGATGGTGCCCATGCCCTGGACCAGAATGGTGGGGCGCTGGAAGTGGGTCGACTAGCGAATTTCGTGGTGCTGGATTCCGGACATCCGCTGCTTGCCGGCCTCGATCCGGCCAGTGCACTGGACACCTTCATCATGGCCGAACAGCCCGGCATGATCGAGTCGGTCTGGGTGGCCGCAGAGCGCCGCGTACACCACGGGATCCATGTCGGGCGCAACGAGCTGGCGGAAGAGATCTCCGCGCTTCGCCGCCGTCTCGTGAACGAGATTCGGCAATGA
- the hutG gene encoding N-formylglutamate deformylase encodes MIRIIEPKSPLVISVPHAGQRIPEEIEARLTIAGRSRIDTDWHVDRLAEGLEDLGAGLIVAECSRYVIDLNRPPDDQPLYSGPTTGLVPTETFSGAPLYLEGQVPGKAQIEARRAAYWRPYHEAIESQLARAQARFGHAVLLDLHSILSHVPRLFEGELPELNLGTNLGASCAAPLREALGRQLADSGFGHVVDGRFKGGYITRHYGQPSSGRHAIQLEIAQRCYLDESDPERWDPARAEPLRNWLASLVGFLMSWRPTRP; translated from the coding sequence ATGATCCGAATCATCGAGCCGAAAAGCCCGCTGGTGATCAGCGTGCCGCACGCGGGGCAGCGCATCCCCGAAGAGATCGAAGCGAGATTGACAATCGCCGGCAGATCACGCATCGATACGGACTGGCACGTGGACCGCCTGGCGGAGGGGCTGGAGGATCTCGGTGCTGGTCTGATCGTCGCCGAATGCTCGCGCTACGTGATCGATCTCAATCGCCCGCCCGATGATCAGCCGCTGTACTCGGGGCCGACCACGGGGCTGGTTCCCACGGAGACTTTCAGCGGAGCGCCCCTTTATCTCGAGGGCCAGGTACCGGGCAAGGCACAGATCGAAGCGCGCAGAGCTGCCTATTGGCGACCCTATCACGAGGCCATCGAGAGTCAGCTGGCTCGAGCCCAGGCGCGTTTCGGTCACGCCGTACTGCTGGATCTGCACTCGATTCTGAGCCATGTGCCGCGCCTGTTCGAAGGCGAGTTGCCGGAGCTCAATCTCGGAACGAATCTGGGGGCCAGTTGCGCGGCCCCGCTTCGTGAGGCGCTGGGCCGCCAGCTTGCAGACTCCGGCTTCGGTCACGTGGTCGATGGTCGCTTCAAGGGCGGGTACATCACTCGTCACTATGGTCAGCCGTCAAGCGGCCGACATGCGATCCAGCTGGAAATTGCCCAGCGCTGCTATCTGGACGAATCCGACCCGGAGCGATGGGACCCGGCGCGAGCCGAGCCGCTGCGAAACTGGCTGGCCTCCCTGGTCGGTTTCCTGATGAGCTGGCGCCCCACGCGGCCATGA
- a CDS encoding Ig-like domain-containing protein encodes MKSIQYLVVVAATLMLAACGGGSSNNSFGGGGTASLTVTVASSTVTVNPQNFAPDPDSPYTTQVTVIFRDASGQPVADGTTVTLSSSSVARGVVSPIDAPTATGSSATNATAGGRAQFWFTAGSQTGTVTLTASAANPSGGTGITAAATINVEPGVGNDDRLTVSGSSTIPTNTQGVPIFLGSPFINELTIQYVGANGQPGSPADGEIGVAISPISRGAFSTLDDPETTDVNEFFSLLGSGPVDMTAGVSTIFVHSFDQPGPLTVSVSLVDANTGEQFSTEFVVNVEDGAANFLPSQVDFSVDPEPIYAQGAGGASSKNLQIIVRDSGGNPVPNPEADGVSWNNIRLTLDSPAGSGARLVGTGAGGSVSGSEISVRTVNGIANISLDAGSEVGTHRIVAVVDRADNNVDQGTSDALQTETTIEVGDGRLFALELVSPILNAIRVNPTVNGVSTSFELIEDDLTGALVPADPDGTYSLTVTVQGTDQVGNPVLPGTVVNFGKIDDPMLPGLPRLFVFSGVDGNPQEGGNLFSVFDPFEGFLDDPVRVDDAVESGDTVALFGKLVPGNREHEAVRFVSSVVDENTVNVTEPFNPNDQSGSIVNDGFVIPWVIGRSRVGNIEQSVVLDDFGRGSVQMTYPINALGRPIVLWSQGTRILEGGNKTVADVEAAVFPGVAPLLLTASPSAITANNDTVVRLCLTDGLRSPIEGAFIVGAITEGAANGSLDGSPMTTTTANATGSAGAGCVDTVVNISGIPPEGDEATITFSYDEATAEVSVVPPGAAMLLVDPSVITDTSLTTFSRRIDLTLLDGDGEPISGAQLVGECETDGGILSLSVNPGVTDANGETSASVLVGMAGCGTDGGEYPRLGTCTFTTTSGTPEGVLQVIGIDVLTLGISPPPVGCPPEEGGDTQILVVRVEDNRPDPQPSSLVESIPTGISCTAGSTIGDPNCQSDFAAGTTVIVRAPAGTTPVFSGACGPQAGSDPNFGEAILTNDIQTCVVTFN; translated from the coding sequence ATGAAATCGATTCAATATCTTGTCGTAGTCGCGGCCACGCTGATGCTGGCAGCCTGCGGTGGCGGCAGTTCCAACAACAGCTTCGGCGGCGGTGGTACCGCGTCCTTGACCGTGACCGTGGCTTCCAGCACCGTGACTGTCAATCCGCAGAATTTTGCTCCGGATCCGGACAGCCCCTATACAACCCAGGTCACCGTGATCTTCCGTGATGCGAGCGGTCAGCCGGTGGCCGACGGTACGACGGTGACCCTGTCGTCCAGCAGCGTGGCGCGAGGTGTCGTCTCCCCGATTGACGCACCGACGGCTACCGGTAGCTCCGCCACCAATGCGACCGCGGGCGGTCGGGCCCAGTTCTGGTTCACCGCGGGCTCTCAGACCGGCACGGTGACCTTGACGGCGTCGGCGGCCAATCCCTCGGGTGGCACGGGGATCACTGCGGCTGCGACGATCAATGTCGAGCCAGGCGTGGGCAACGACGATCGATTGACCGTGAGCGGATCCAGCACCATCCCGACCAATACCCAGGGCGTACCGATCTTCCTGGGCTCGCCTTTCATCAATGAGCTCACCATCCAATACGTGGGCGCCAATGGTCAGCCGGGCTCTCCGGCCGACGGCGAGATCGGCGTGGCTATTTCTCCGATCAGCCGCGGCGCCTTTTCGACCCTCGATGACCCGGAAACCACTGATGTCAACGAGTTCTTCAGTCTCCTTGGCAGCGGTCCGGTTGACATGACGGCAGGTGTTTCGACCATCTTCGTCCATTCTTTCGACCAGCCGGGCCCCTTGACGGTGTCGGTCAGCCTGGTGGATGCAAATACCGGCGAACAGTTCTCGACCGAGTTCGTGGTCAACGTCGAAGACGGGGCTGCAAACTTCCTGCCCTCCCAGGTCGACTTCAGCGTGGATCCTGAACCGATCTATGCGCAGGGTGCCGGTGGCGCAAGCAGCAAGAATCTTCAGATCATCGTTCGTGATTCAGGCGGTAACCCTGTGCCGAATCCCGAGGCCGATGGGGTGAGCTGGAACAATATTCGCCTGACGCTGGATTCGCCGGCAGGAAGCGGAGCCCGTCTCGTTGGCACGGGTGCCGGTGGCTCCGTCAGCGGGAGCGAGATTTCAGTTCGAACGGTCAACGGTATTGCCAACATCTCCCTGGATGCAGGCAGTGAGGTGGGCACGCATCGTATCGTGGCGGTGGTTGACCGCGCCGACAACAACGTCGATCAGGGCACCAGTGACGCTTTGCAGACCGAAACCACGATCGAGGTCGGTGACGGGCGTCTCTTCGCGCTCGAACTGGTCAGTCCGATTCTGAATGCTATTCGCGTCAACCCGACGGTCAACGGAGTGAGCACCTCCTTCGAGTTGATCGAAGATGACCTGACCGGCGCCCTGGTTCCGGCAGATCCTGATGGCACCTACTCGCTGACCGTGACGGTACAAGGGACCGACCAGGTGGGTAACCCTGTGCTGCCGGGAACGGTGGTCAATTTCGGCAAGATCGATGATCCGATGCTTCCCGGACTCCCGCGCCTGTTCGTCTTCTCCGGCGTCGACGGCAACCCTCAGGAAGGTGGCAATCTGTTCAGTGTCTTCGACCCCTTCGAAGGCTTCCTGGATGACCCGGTTCGTGTCGACGACGCAGTCGAGAGTGGCGATACGGTGGCGCTGTTTGGCAAGCTGGTCCCCGGAAACCGCGAGCATGAAGCGGTCCGCTTCGTCAGCAGCGTGGTCGATGAGAATACGGTGAACGTGACCGAGCCCTTCAATCCGAACGATCAGAGCGGCTCGATCGTGAACGATGGCTTCGTGATCCCCTGGGTCATCGGTCGGTCGCGTGTCGGGAACATCGAGCAGAGCGTGGTCCTTGATGACTTTGGCCGGGGCTCGGTACAGATGACCTATCCCATCAATGCGCTCGGCCGTCCGATCGTGCTGTGGTCGCAAGGTACGCGAATTCTGGAGGGCGGAAACAAGACGGTGGCAGACGTCGAGGCTGCTGTCTTCCCGGGCGTGGCCCCGCTGCTGCTGACCGCCAGCCCAAGCGCAATCACGGCCAATAACGACACGGTCGTTCGACTCTGTCTGACCGACGGCCTCCGGTCGCCGATCGAGGGTGCCTTCATCGTTGGAGCGATTACCGAAGGCGCGGCCAACGGCAGCTTGGATGGTTCGCCGATGACGACGACCACCGCCAATGCCACGGGGTCGGCGGGCGCCGGATGCGTGGACACGGTGGTCAACATCAGTGGCATTCCGCCGGAAGGGGATGAAGCCACGATTACCTTCAGCTACGATGAGGCCACGGCAGAGGTGAGTGTTGTGCCTCCGGGTGCCGCCATGCTGCTGGTCGACCCCTCGGTGATCACCGATACGTCCCTCACTACCTTCAGCCGTCGGATCGATCTGACTCTGCTGGATGGCGATGGTGAGCCGATCAGTGGCGCCCAGTTGGTCGGGGAATGTGAAACCGATGGCGGCATTCTCAGCTTGTCCGTCAACCCGGGTGTGACCGACGCCAATGGTGAAACTTCAGCCAGCGTGCTGGTCGGAATGGCCGGTTGCGGCACGGACGGCGGAGAGTATCCGCGTCTCGGTACCTGTACCTTCACCACCACCAGCGGAACGCCGGAAGGGGTGCTCCAGGTGATCGGTATCGATGTGCTGACGCTGGGCATTTCGCCGCCGCCGGTGGGCTGCCCGCCGGAAGAGGGTGGTGATACGCAGATTCTGGTCGTGCGAGTCGAGGACAATCGTCCGGATCCCCAGCCGAGCTCCCTGGTCGAGAGCATCCCGACGGGCATCAGTTGCACCGCGGGAAGCACCATCGGTGATCCGAACTGCCAGAGCGATTTTGCGGCGGGAACGACCGTGATCGTCCGTGCCCCGGCAGGCACCACGCCGGTGTTCAGCGGCGCTTGCGGCCCGCAGGCGGGTTCGGACCCGAACTTCGGTGAGGCGATCCTGACCAATGACATTCAGACCTGTGTCGTGACCTTCAACTGA
- the pilQ gene encoding type IV pilus secretin PilQ, with protein sequence MLVFGLFWAASAAQATEVTDVRVESGDGEVRFVLSTDEAPPNPTVFLTEQPPRIVLEMPDTTTRIAAERVPVGVGPAQSYMALSAGGRTRLVVDLSRSTPYEVEVSGNSVALVLGAGAGVPTSSSTRSAAAEGFEVTGIDFRRGDNGESRILVDLNRPGVTMTVNERANGLRVDLFGTRLPDDLYQRLDVADFATPVQFITPEQRGQNVRLSMDVNGAYQHMAYQTGDRLVIEVGRPVEEAEAQQELQFFEEREYEGSRITLNFQDIQVRSVLQLIADVSNLNIVVSDSVTGSLTLRLTNVPWDQALDIVLETKNLDMRRSGNVIWIAPTNEIAQREQQILQARADRQTLEPLRTAMISVSYANAEDLANLIRSASAEEEQGLLSERGSVTVDQRTNTLLISDMLERIDEIRALVAELDRPVRQVLIESRIVIARHDFNYELGVRFGVSSALEDGRGNVFSTSGSSTALDQMNNLALINRRAGTGSSLPVTVPGSPGSGIVTPSLNDRLNVNLPVTNPAGRLGFSILAADYLLDLELSALESEGNGEVVSTPRVITANQAEAFIKQGVEIPYEEATSSGASSVQFQEAVLELRVTPLITPDNRVQLNLGVKQDTVGEIFQTGRGGTVPSIDTRELQTRVLVDNGQTVVLGGIFQEERNFTSSKVPVLGDVPVLGHLFRRRGNDEQKRELLIFVTPSILDDRVDID encoded by the coding sequence ATGCTCGTATTCGGGCTGTTCTGGGCGGCATCGGCAGCACAGGCAACGGAAGTGACCGATGTGCGCGTCGAGTCCGGTGATGGCGAAGTTCGCTTCGTGTTGAGTACGGATGAAGCGCCGCCCAATCCGACGGTGTTCCTGACCGAACAGCCGCCGCGGATCGTGCTTGAAATGCCCGACACGACGACCCGGATTGCCGCGGAGCGAGTTCCGGTCGGGGTCGGACCGGCACAGAGTTACATGGCGCTGAGCGCCGGCGGCCGGACGCGACTGGTCGTCGACCTGTCGCGCAGTACGCCTTATGAAGTCGAAGTATCCGGCAATTCGGTGGCGCTGGTCCTGGGTGCCGGAGCGGGTGTGCCGACCTCGTCCAGCACGCGGTCGGCGGCAGCCGAAGGCTTCGAAGTCACCGGCATCGATTTCCGCAGAGGCGACAATGGCGAAAGCCGGATCTTGGTTGATCTCAATCGCCCCGGAGTCACGATGACGGTCAATGAGCGCGCCAATGGCCTGCGCGTCGATCTGTTCGGGACTCGCCTGCCGGATGACCTCTATCAACGCCTGGATGTTGCCGACTTCGCGACTCCGGTGCAGTTCATCACGCCGGAGCAGCGGGGTCAGAACGTTCGTCTTTCGATGGACGTCAACGGTGCTTACCAGCACATGGCCTATCAGACCGGTGACCGCCTGGTGATCGAAGTCGGTCGCCCCGTGGAAGAAGCCGAGGCTCAACAGGAATTGCAGTTCTTCGAGGAACGAGAGTACGAAGGCAGCCGAATCACCCTGAACTTCCAGGACATCCAGGTGCGCTCGGTGCTGCAGCTGATCGCCGATGTGTCCAACCTCAATATCGTCGTTTCCGATTCGGTGACCGGCTCGCTGACCCTGCGATTGACGAACGTCCCCTGGGATCAGGCCCTGGATATCGTTCTGGAAACCAAGAATCTGGACATGCGTCGCTCCGGCAACGTGATCTGGATCGCGCCGACCAACGAGATCGCCCAGCGCGAGCAGCAGATTCTTCAGGCGCGTGCTGACCGGCAGACGCTGGAGCCACTGCGGACCGCAATGATCTCGGTGAGCTACGCCAATGCTGAAGACCTGGCCAACCTGATTCGCTCCGCCTCGGCCGAGGAGGAGCAGGGTCTGTTGTCCGAACGTGGCTCGGTGACCGTGGACCAGCGGACGAATACGCTCTTGATTTCGGACATGCTCGAGCGCATCGACGAGATTCGCGCTTTGGTCGCGGAACTGGATCGCCCGGTTCGACAGGTGCTGATCGAGTCTCGAATCGTCATTGCGCGCCATGACTTCAACTATGAGTTGGGTGTTCGCTTCGGCGTTTCCTCCGCGCTCGAGGATGGCCGAGGCAATGTGTTCTCAACGTCCGGAAGCTCCACCGCCCTGGATCAGATGAACAATCTGGCTCTGATCAATCGGAGGGCGGGAACGGGTTCCAGCCTGCCGGTGACGGTGCCCGGCTCGCCTGGCTCCGGAATCGTGACGCCATCATTGAATGATCGCTTGAACGTCAATCTGCCGGTCACGAACCCCGCTGGACGGCTCGGTTTCAGCATCCTGGCGGCCGATTACCTGCTGGATCTGGAGCTCAGCGCACTTGAGAGCGAAGGCAATGGTGAAGTGGTTTCCACGCCGCGGGTCATCACGGCCAACCAGGCCGAAGCCTTCATCAAGCAAGGTGTCGAGATTCCTTACGAGGAAGCCACCAGTTCAGGGGCCTCGTCGGTTCAGTTCCAGGAGGCAGTGCTCGAGCTTCGGGTGACACCGCTGATCACGCCGGACAATCGAGTTCAGCTGAACCTCGGCGTCAAGCAGGATACGGTCGGGGAAATCTTCCAGACCGGTCGAGGCGGTACCGTGCCGTCGATCGATACCCGGGAACTCCAGACGCGAGTCCTGGTGGACAACGGACAGACCGTGGTCCTTGGCGGCATCTTCCAGGAAGAGCGCAACTTCACGTCCTCCAAAGTGCCTGTGCTCGGCGATGTGCCCGTCCTCGGACACCTGTTCCGGCGCCGTGGCAATGATGAACAGAAGCGTGAGCTGCTGATCTTCGTGACCCCGTCGATCCTTGACGATCGCGTCGATATCGACTGA